The proteins below are encoded in one region of Puniceicoccaceae bacterium:
- the elbB gene encoding isoprenoid biosynthesis glyoxalase ElbB, with translation MKQVAVLLSGCGVYDGSEIQEAVLTLLYLDQLGASVRCFAPDREQAHVINHQSGDVAKGEKRNVLVEAARICRGKIEDLATLQANDFDALLLPGGFGAAKNLCSFAFDGANLKIEPSVQRVLKDFHAQKKPIGILCIAPVIAAKVLGASVTIGEDAEVADAIKAIGGSHVKRPVNDIHIDPDHNVVSAPAYMY, from the coding sequence ATGAAACAAGTTGCAGTCCTATTGTCCGGTTGCGGAGTCTATGACGGTTCTGAAATCCAGGAAGCCGTGCTCACGCTGCTCTATCTCGATCAACTCGGTGCCAGCGTGCGCTGTTTTGCGCCAGACCGCGAACAGGCCCACGTCATCAATCATCAAAGCGGTGATGTCGCCAAGGGGGAAAAGCGAAACGTGCTCGTCGAGGCCGCGCGCATTTGCCGTGGCAAGATCGAAGATCTCGCGACTCTGCAGGCTAACGATTTTGACGCACTGCTGCTACCGGGCGGATTCGGAGCCGCCAAAAACCTCTGCTCCTTCGCCTTCGACGGAGCAAACCTGAAGATTGAACCGTCAGTGCAGCGCGTGCTGAAAGACTTCCATGCCCAGAAAAAACCTATCGGCATACTCTGCATCGCTCCTGTGATTGCTGCCAAGGTGCTCGGAGCATCCGTCACCATCGGAGAGGATGCAGAGGTCGCAGATGCCATCAAAGCCATCGGCGGTTCTCATGTGAAGCGTCCGGTCAATGACATCCATATCGACCCCGACCACAATGTCGTGAGCGCTCCCGCCTACATGTATG
- a CDS encoding diaminopimelate decarboxylase, translating into MITSSSSWLSPEQARAIARDHGTPTYVYSEQKIRDNVAGCLAFPNAFGLTVRYAMKANPSATVLRLMQKLGLHFDASSAWEVKRAIQVGIEPQRISLSTQELPLDFADLVKQGVEVNCCSLDQLERFAQAFPGGDVGIRLNPGKGSGLNNRLSTGGLAASFGIWHEHIPQIRDIAARHGLKVVRIHTHVGTGGDPDLWFQTATESLKAVDQFPDVTTVDLGGGFKIARMPNEKASDLQIVGEAVQRALEQVHARTGRKLHLEIEPGNFLAANIGGILSRVQDIVDTGSEGFTFLKLDAGMTEILRPSLYGAQHGFRLFQEQPRDATRSYAIVGHCCESGDVLTVAPGDAETLAPRLLPLAGIGDLLMIEDAGAYCAAMPAKNYNSFPEAPEVMVRCDGSVVLIRKRQTLDQILVNEIPVDL; encoded by the coding sequence ATGATCACAAGTTCAAGCAGCTGGCTATCACCTGAGCAGGCACGCGCGATCGCGCGCGATCATGGTACTCCGACCTATGTGTACTCCGAGCAGAAAATTCGGGACAATGTGGCAGGTTGCCTTGCTTTTCCAAATGCCTTTGGGCTGACGGTGCGCTATGCCATGAAAGCCAATCCGTCGGCGACAGTGCTGCGACTGATGCAGAAGCTGGGTCTGCATTTTGATGCATCGAGTGCATGGGAGGTGAAACGGGCAATCCAGGTTGGAATTGAGCCGCAGCGCATCTCACTGAGCACTCAGGAATTGCCACTTGATTTTGCAGATCTGGTGAAGCAAGGAGTCGAGGTGAACTGTTGTTCGCTCGATCAGCTCGAGCGGTTTGCGCAGGCGTTTCCGGGAGGCGATGTTGGGATTCGACTGAATCCGGGAAAAGGATCAGGGCTGAACAATCGTTTGAGCACGGGTGGATTGGCGGCGAGTTTTGGAATCTGGCACGAGCACATACCGCAGATTCGCGACATTGCCGCTCGCCATGGACTCAAGGTCGTTCGCATTCACACGCATGTGGGCACGGGCGGGGATCCGGATCTGTGGTTTCAGACCGCAACAGAGAGCTTGAAAGCGGTGGATCAATTTCCCGATGTGACAACGGTTGACCTGGGAGGAGGATTCAAAATTGCGCGCATGCCAAATGAGAAGGCGTCGGACCTTCAGATCGTCGGGGAAGCAGTGCAGCGGGCACTGGAACAGGTTCATGCCCGGACTGGGCGCAAGCTGCATCTGGAGATTGAACCCGGAAATTTTCTTGCGGCGAACATCGGTGGAATTCTCAGTCGCGTGCAGGACATTGTGGACACGGGAAGCGAAGGATTCACGTTCTTGAAGCTCGACGCTGGCATGACCGAGATTCTGCGACCCTCACTGTATGGTGCGCAGCACGGGTTTCGCCTCTTCCAGGAGCAACCGCGTGACGCGACCCGCTCGTATGCGATCGTTGGGCATTGCTGCGAATCGGGCGATGTGCTGACCGTAGCTCCCGGCGATGCCGAAACCCTTGCGCCGCGACTGCTACCACTTGCCGGAATTGGGGACTTGCTCATGATCGAGGATGCAGGAGCCTACTGTGCGGCCATGCCCGCGAAGAACTACAATTCGTTTCCAGAGGCTCCGGAAGTCATGGTGCGATGCGATGGTTCGGTGGTCCTGATCCGCAAGCGCCAAACCCTGGATCAAATCCTCGTGAACGAAATTCCCGTGGATCTCTGA
- a CDS encoding MATE family efflux transporter, giving the protein MNNTHTLRTENMFRLSWPIFLQHATGSVVLFVDFVFLSYLSDEIAGIVGQILPVTWLGSFIIPVFAGTGISVASQFMGARRYEKVIPTYMMNLALSCFLGLFVAMSMFLLRSKIGEWMGLNAEQNVVSSLYLGCMSLYFVVMAVMAAYNAVLSSRGLTQWIMVVSLISGVSNIALNTWFVFGLGWGIVGIVGSTVIATSLSMVVGILLVHGKLGIRFYLNGALADMWSVMRPMMRVGIPNVVEPTSYACQQIILSTFVISMGVQAMASNAFAGRLHMPHIVLCFSLASAAQILMAHWMGAGRTESINRLFWRILGISTGTALIYMTLIWANAYDILRIFTEDTEIRATCKQLLLISLITEPSRMVNILSGHCLRSVGDTRYPMVVGLIFIWGILPVIFAIDRAWTLTIVGMWACFAADEFVRALINLQRWYSGKWRSMSLVEPDASSS; this is encoded by the coding sequence ATGAACAACACCCATACGCTTCGCACGGAAAACATGTTTCGGTTGAGCTGGCCGATTTTTCTGCAGCATGCAACCGGCAGTGTGGTCCTGTTTGTGGATTTTGTATTCCTGAGTTACCTCAGCGACGAGATTGCCGGCATTGTGGGTCAAATTCTTCCGGTGACATGGCTGGGGTCATTCATCATCCCGGTCTTTGCGGGTACAGGCATTTCGGTGGCTTCCCAATTCATGGGAGCGCGGCGATATGAAAAGGTGATTCCCACCTACATGATGAATCTGGCGCTCAGTTGTTTTTTGGGGTTGTTTGTGGCCATGAGCATGTTTCTGCTGCGCTCAAAAATCGGGGAATGGATGGGGTTGAACGCTGAGCAGAATGTAGTCAGTTCACTCTATCTGGGCTGCATGAGTCTCTATTTTGTGGTGATGGCAGTCATGGCAGCCTACAATGCGGTGCTGTCATCCCGCGGGCTGACGCAGTGGATCATGGTGGTTTCCCTGATCTCGGGAGTGAGCAACATCGCGCTGAACACGTGGTTTGTATTTGGACTTGGCTGGGGCATTGTGGGCATTGTCGGCAGTACGGTGATCGCGACATCGCTCTCAATGGTGGTCGGTATTCTGCTGGTTCACGGGAAACTCGGGATTCGGTTTTACCTCAACGGTGCGCTTGCTGACATGTGGAGTGTGATGCGCCCAATGATGCGTGTAGGCATTCCCAACGTGGTAGAACCCACGAGCTATGCTTGCCAACAGATCATTTTGTCGACCTTCGTGATCAGCATGGGAGTGCAGGCGATGGCATCCAACGCCTTTGCCGGACGCCTTCACATGCCCCACATCGTGCTTTGCTTTTCACTCGCCTCCGCCGCGCAGATTCTCATGGCCCACTGGATGGGGGCGGGGAGAACAGAATCCATCAATCGCTTGTTCTGGCGCATTCTGGGCATTTCGACTGGTACGGCCTTGATTTACATGACCTTAATCTGGGCGAATGCGTATGACATCCTGCGCATCTTCACGGAGGACACTGAAATCCGCGCGACCTGCAAGCAATTGCTCCTGATCTCCCTGATTACCGAACCTTCCCGCATGGTGAATATCCTCTCGGGTCACTGCCTACGCTCGGTAGGGGACACGCGCTATCCGATGGTTGTAGGGTTGATTTTCATCTGGGGCATCCTGCCAGTGATATTTGCGATTGATCGGGCCTGGACGCTCACCATTGTGGGCATGTGGGCTTGTTTTGCGGCTGATGAGTTTGTGCGTGCACTGATCAACCTGCAGCGCTGGTATTCGGGCAAGTGGCGCAGCATGTCACTGGTGGAACCAGATGCCAGTTCAAGTTGA
- a CDS encoding DUF1080 domain-containing protein, which produces MMTHCYPPRFLTLRRSAVLCVLLSLLTALHAGKVPELTTMSHDRNQAAPEVITPGTVSTQNQVGTAPSDAVVLFDGNDLNAWVDMEGAPTEWVIRDGALECVPDSGYIRTLQSFGDCQLHIEWATPTDSPGSSQGRGNSGVFFGLTQYEVQVLDSYNNATYADGSASSVYGQYAPLVNASKGPGEWQTYDILYTAPRFKANGELKSPARLTVFHNGVLTQNDVALTGPTAWIGRPPYVAHPEKLPIALQDHGNPVRYRNIWVRELGPKDKPEFYLSDAILDKYVGNYSKDWGDGVEVLRDSHGRLTLKMAGAVLTMYAESETRFFAKTTDVLADFSELESRGVLKVSVGDGWMEMPRH; this is translated from the coding sequence ATGATGACTCACTGTTACCCCCCACGGTTTCTTACCCTTCGTCGATCAGCGGTGCTCTGTGTGCTGCTGTCTTTGCTCACCGCACTGCATGCGGGAAAGGTTCCGGAACTCACCACCATGTCCCATGATCGCAATCAGGCCGCTCCGGAAGTGATCACTCCCGGGACTGTTTCAACGCAAAACCAGGTGGGCACGGCTCCCTCGGATGCAGTGGTACTCTTTGATGGCAACGACCTGAACGCCTGGGTGGACATGGAGGGTGCACCGACAGAATGGGTCATTCGAGATGGTGCATTGGAATGTGTCCCCGATAGTGGCTACATTCGCACACTTCAAAGCTTTGGTGACTGTCAGTTGCACATCGAGTGGGCGACTCCGACGGACTCACCTGGCAGCAGTCAGGGGCGCGGCAACAGCGGAGTGTTTTTTGGGCTGACCCAGTATGAGGTGCAGGTGCTGGATTCATACAACAACGCAACCTATGCGGATGGTTCGGCCAGTTCTGTCTACGGACAATACGCGCCGCTGGTCAACGCGAGCAAGGGTCCGGGAGAATGGCAAACCTACGACATCCTCTACACTGCACCGCGGTTCAAGGCCAATGGCGAACTCAAGTCACCTGCGCGACTGACGGTATTTCACAATGGAGTGCTGACGCAGAATGATGTGGCACTCACGGGACCCACCGCCTGGATTGGACGTCCTCCCTACGTGGCTCATCCTGAAAAGCTGCCGATTGCATTGCAGGATCATGGAAATCCGGTGCGTTACCGTAACATCTGGGTGCGCGAATTGGGTCCGAAAGACAAGCCGGAGTTCTATCTTTCCGATGCGATATTGGACAAATATGTGGGTAACTACAGCAAAGATTGGGGCGATGGAGTCGAAGTGCTTCGCGATTCGCATGGGCGCCTGACGTTGAAAATGGCTGGTGCGGTTTTGACGATGTATGCGGAATCGGAGACCCGGTTCTTTGCGAAAACCACCGATGTGCTGGCAGATTTCTCCGAACTGGAATCACGCGGAGTGCTCAAAGTCTCAGTGGGAGATGGCTGGATGGAAATGCCGCGTCACTGA
- a CDS encoding cytochrome c3 family protein has translation MECHIDPELEMERDGMDVLLFVEPQVIAESVHDLWSCVDCHEGYDPDSIPHAEQPVRVNCMLCHDDTEELAEAHPFHPNFALETPDFSSPDLACVGCHGSHAIVPVDDERFAFHGRAMVESCAQCHEAEAGEFVESAHMTASGSAPDCLSCHRTDVVNGGIPMLELKQVQSRQCIDCHVNLETDGGHLHLDGQTWISQWIESVHGSALEAGNADAASCVDCHGSHRMKAAMNQDSDVNKLHIVDTCQQCHGEVADAFSQSVHAKALLVGNTDSPACTDCHGEHLILHADDPISPVAPRNVSQQLCGDCHGSVRLSRKYGISSDRFDTFADSYHGLSMRGGAVEVVNCASCHGYHTILPSSDPASMVHKSNLAATCGSCHPKASELYAMGKVHVSLKPVRPSEIGTGRESIPQWVATLYVFLIVGVVGGMVLHNLLDFLRKVHRKVQGHRHGIKATEVPHRLYLRMTVNERVQHAVLASSFVVLVITGFMLRYPEAWWVEGLRKLNSHVFEWRSWTHRIAGIILLAAGAWHVLYLMLTRRGRELFHALLPRLRDLTDMIGVVRYNLGLSAQKPEFTRFSYIEKTEYWAMIWGSVLMGITGVLLWADQMTINLVGKVGFDVAHVIHFYEAILATLAIVVWHFYFVIFNPDVYPMNLSWLTGYLSEEEMLEEHPAWLAELKDGAEPSSGETPPSEAPETAKEDRGTGKTP, from the coding sequence ATGGAGTGCCACATCGATCCCGAACTCGAGATGGAACGCGACGGAATGGACGTTCTCCTGTTTGTGGAACCCCAAGTGATTGCGGAATCCGTGCACGATTTATGGAGTTGCGTTGATTGCCACGAAGGCTACGACCCGGACTCGATTCCCCATGCGGAACAACCAGTGCGTGTGAACTGCATGTTGTGTCACGACGATACTGAGGAGCTGGCGGAGGCACATCCCTTTCACCCGAATTTTGCGCTGGAGACACCGGATTTCAGTTCACCCGACCTTGCCTGTGTGGGGTGTCATGGTTCTCACGCTATTGTGCCTGTGGACGATGAGCGCTTTGCGTTTCATGGCAGGGCAATGGTTGAATCCTGTGCACAGTGCCATGAAGCCGAGGCCGGAGAGTTTGTGGAGTCGGCTCACATGACTGCATCCGGTAGCGCACCGGATTGCCTTTCCTGTCATCGCACGGATGTGGTGAACGGGGGCATTCCGATGCTCGAACTCAAGCAAGTGCAGTCACGCCAGTGCATCGATTGCCATGTGAACCTCGAAACCGATGGGGGGCACCTGCATCTGGATGGACAAACCTGGATCTCCCAGTGGATCGAAAGCGTGCACGGCAGCGCGCTTGAAGCAGGAAATGCGGACGCTGCCAGCTGTGTCGACTGTCATGGCAGTCACCGCATGAAGGCGGCGATGAACCAGGATTCGGACGTGAACAAGCTGCACATTGTGGACACCTGTCAGCAGTGCCACGGTGAGGTTGCCGATGCATTTTCACAGAGCGTGCATGCCAAAGCCCTGCTTGTCGGCAATACGGATTCCCCAGCCTGCACCGATTGTCATGGAGAGCACCTCATCCTGCACGCTGATGACCCCATATCTCCGGTTGCCCCGCGCAATGTATCCCAGCAGCTTTGTGGGGATTGTCATGGGTCGGTTCGCCTCTCGCGCAAGTATGGGATTTCGAGTGATCGCTTTGATACTTTTGCCGACAGTTATCATGGGCTTTCGATGCGTGGTGGGGCAGTGGAAGTGGTGAACTGCGCCAGTTGCCATGGCTATCATACCATTCTTCCCTCCTCTGATCCTGCGTCGATGGTTCACAAATCCAATCTGGCAGCAACCTGTGGCAGTTGTCATCCAAAGGCGTCGGAGTTGTATGCCATGGGCAAGGTCCACGTCTCGCTCAAGCCCGTGCGACCGAGTGAAATCGGCACGGGGCGCGAGTCGATCCCACAATGGGTGGCAACGCTCTACGTGTTTTTGATAGTGGGAGTTGTCGGTGGTATGGTGCTGCATAACCTGCTCGATTTTTTGAGGAAAGTACATCGCAAGGTGCAAGGACACCGGCATGGAATCAAAGCGACGGAAGTGCCCCATCGGCTCTACCTGCGCATGACGGTGAACGAGCGAGTGCAGCACGCGGTGCTGGCGTCAAGTTTTGTGGTACTGGTCATCACGGGCTTCATGCTGCGCTACCCGGAAGCCTGGTGGGTGGAAGGCCTGCGCAAGCTCAATTCCCATGTCTTTGAATGGCGCAGCTGGACGCATCGGATTGCGGGAATCATCCTGCTGGCGGCGGGTGCGTGGCATGTCCTGTATCTCATGCTGACACGGCGGGGGCGCGAACTGTTCCACGCCCTGCTCCCCAGGCTGAGGGATCTGACGGACATGATCGGGGTCGTTCGATACAATCTTGGGTTGTCTGCTCAAAAACCTGAATTTACGCGCTTCAGCTACATCGAGAAGACGGAGTACTGGGCGATGATCTGGGGCAGTGTGCTGATGGGTATCACCGGTGTGCTGCTATGGGCGGATCAGATGACAATCAATCTCGTGGGCAAAGTGGGATTTGATGTTGCGCACGTGATTCACTTCTATGAAGCCATACTGGCAACTCTCGCTATCGTAGTGTGGCACTTTTATTTTGTGATCTTCAATCCGGATGTGTATCCGATGAACCTGTCGTGGCTCACGGGATACCTTTCCGAAGAAGAGATGCTTGAGGAACACCCGGCGTGGTTGGCTGAACTGAAGGATGGGGCAGAGCCAAGTTCTGGCGAAACACCACCCTCTGAGGCCCCGGAAACCGCGAAGGAAGATCGCGGAACAGGAAAAACTCCCTGA